The following proteins come from a genomic window of Miscanthus floridulus cultivar M001 chromosome 2, ASM1932011v1, whole genome shotgun sequence:
- the LOC136539422 gene encoding glutathione S-transferase F11-like encodes MPVKVFGSPTSAEVARVLACLFEKDVEFQLIRVDSFRGPKRLPQYLKLQPHGEALTFEDGNVTLVESRKMLRHIAEKYKNQGYRELFGPGALERASIEQWLQTEAQSFDIPSADMVYSLAYLPPDMPLDGGRGGGGLPVPAATSGMNPTHRQKMEEMLQLFDKSRRELSKLLDIYEQRLGEEAFLAGAKFTVADLSHLPNADRLAADPRSARLIQSRRNVSRWWDAISRRDSWTRVKELQRPPSAEAPF; translated from the exons ATGCCGGTGAAGGTGTTTGGGTCGCCCACGTCGGCGGAGGTCGCCCGCGTGCTGGCCTGCCTCTTCGAGAAGGACGTCGAGTTCCAGCTCATCCGCGTCGACTCCTTCCGCGGCCCCAAGCGCCTGCCCCAGTACCTCAAGCTCCAG CCGCACGGCGAGGCGCTCACCTTCGAGGACGGCAACGTCACCCTCGTCG AGTCGAGGAAGATGCTGCGCCACATCGCGGAGAAGTACAAGAACCAGGGGTACAGGGAGCTGTTCGGCCCGGGCGCGCTGGAGCGGGCCTCCATCGAGCAGTGGCTGCAGACGGAGGCGCAGAGCTTCGACATCCCCAGCGCCGACATGGTCTACAGCCTCGCCTACCTGCCGCCCGAcatgccgctcgacggcggcaggggcggcggcggcctcccGGTCCCGGCGGCGACCAGCGGGATGAACCCTACGCACCGGCAGAAGATGGAGGAGATGCTGCAGCTGTTCGACAAGAGCCGCAGGGAGCTGAGCAAGCTGCTGGACATCTACGAGCAGCGCCTGGGCGAGGAGGCCTTCCTGGCCGGCGCCAAGTTCACGGTCGCCGATCTGTCCCACCTGCCCAACGCCGACCGCCTCGCCGCGGACCCGCGGTCGGCGCGCCTCATCCAGTCGCGCAGGAACGTCAGCAGGTGGTGGGACGCCATCTCCCGCCGCGATTCCTGGACCAGGGTCAAGGAGCTGCAGCGCCCGCCGTCCGCGGAGGCGCCTTTCTGA